In Sphingobium sp. B2D3C, a genomic segment contains:
- the hemH gene encoding ferrochelatase produces the protein MNEAQMTGGAMGAQGGRVAVLVVNLGTPDAPTPAAVKRYLREFLSDPRVVEIPQAVWQPILRGVVLNVRPRKSAHAYQQVWTDDGSPLAMHTRDTARGLRVIWEDAITVDWAMRYGAPSIADRLTALKESGHERILIAPLYPQYCGATTASVMDAVGQALEAMRWQPAIRTLPPYFDDPAYIEALRARTQSQLAALPFAPDRLLVSFHGMPKRTRELGDPYYAQCVETARLLGEALGREIIVTFQSRFGPAKWLEPATDTVLEGLPGQGVRSVAVMTPGFSADCLETLEEIALRGKESFVAAGGEHFAFLPCLNAQADAIAMYRQLLGRELAGWVEPSSI, from the coding sequence ATGAACGAAGCGCAGATGACGGGCGGCGCCATGGGCGCTCAAGGGGGCCGGGTGGCCGTGCTGGTCGTCAATCTCGGCACCCCTGATGCGCCGACGCCCGCAGCGGTGAAGCGCTATCTGCGCGAGTTCCTGTCCGATCCGCGCGTCGTCGAGATTCCGCAGGCAGTCTGGCAGCCGATCTTGCGCGGTGTCGTGCTCAATGTGCGCCCGCGCAAGTCGGCGCATGCCTATCAGCAGGTGTGGACGGACGATGGCTCCCCGCTGGCGATGCACACGCGGGATACGGCGCGGGGCTTGCGGGTCATCTGGGAGGACGCGATCACGGTCGACTGGGCGATGCGCTATGGCGCGCCATCCATCGCCGACCGGCTGACCGCACTGAAAGAGAGCGGCCATGAGCGCATTCTCATCGCCCCGCTCTATCCCCAATATTGTGGCGCCACGACGGCGAGCGTGATGGATGCAGTCGGTCAGGCGTTGGAAGCGATGCGGTGGCAGCCCGCCATCCGCACCCTGCCGCCCTATTTCGACGATCCCGCCTATATCGAGGCATTGCGCGCCCGCACGCAAAGCCAGTTGGCGGCCCTGCCATTCGCCCCGGATCGCCTGCTGGTGAGCTTCCACGGCATGCCCAAGCGCACCCGCGAACTGGGCGATCCCTATTATGCGCAGTGCGTGGAGACGGCGCGTCTGCTCGGCGAGGCGCTCGGGCGTGAGATCATCGTCACCTTCCAGTCCCGCTTCGGCCCCGCCAAATGGCTGGAGCCGGCGACGGACACCGTGCTTGAGGGACTGCCCGGCCAGGGCGTGCGCTCGGTCGCGGTGATGACGCCCGGCTTCTCGGCGGACTGCCTGGAGACGCTTGAGGAAATCGCCCTGCGCGGCAAGGAGAGCTTCGTCGCCGCGGGTGGCGAGCATTTCGCCTTTTTGCCCTGTCTTAACGCTCAGGCGGACGCTATTGCCATGTATCGGCAGCTTCTCGGGCGAGAACTTGCCGGCTGGGTAGAGCCGTCCAGCATTTGA
- the phbB gene encoding acetoacetyl-CoA reductase gives MSRVAIVTGGTRGIGEAISLALREKGFEVAANYAGNSERAKAFTDKTGIRSYAWDVGDHQACLDGCAQVASDLGPIDVVVNNAGITRDGVLMKMSFEDWNEVMRINLGGCFNMAKATFPGMRERGWGRIVNIGSINGQAGQYGQVNYAAAKSGIHGFTKALAQEGAKYGVTVNAIAPGYIDTDMVAAVPAAVLEKIVARIPVGRLGHAEEIARGVAFLCSEDAGFVTGSTLSINGGQHMY, from the coding sequence ATGAGCAGAGTAGCGATCGTGACCGGCGGAACCCGCGGTATCGGCGAAGCAATCAGTCTGGCACTGCGCGAAAAGGGGTTTGAGGTCGCTGCCAACTATGCGGGCAATAGCGAGCGCGCCAAGGCTTTCACGGACAAGACCGGCATTCGCTCCTACGCGTGGGACGTGGGTGATCATCAGGCCTGCCTCGATGGCTGCGCCCAGGTCGCGTCCGACCTTGGTCCGATCGACGTTGTCGTGAACAACGCCGGCATCACGCGAGACGGCGTGCTCATGAAGATGAGCTTCGAGGACTGGAACGAGGTGATGCGCATCAACCTCGGCGGCTGCTTTAACATGGCCAAGGCCACCTTCCCCGGCATGCGCGAGCGCGGCTGGGGGCGCATCGTCAACATCGGCTCGATCAACGGTCAGGCCGGCCAATATGGCCAGGTGAACTATGCCGCAGCCAAGTCGGGCATCCACGGCTTTACCAAGGCGCTGGCGCAGGAAGGCGCCAAATATGGCGTCACCGTCAACGCCATCGCGCCGGGCTATATCGATACCGACATGGTCGCCGCCGTGCCGGCCGCGGTGCTGGAGAAGATCGTGGCGCGCATTCCCGTCGGGCGTCTGGGCCATGCGGAAGAAATCGCGCGCGGCGTGGCCTTCCTGTGCAGCGAGGATGCCGGGTTTGTGACCGGATCGACCCTGTCGATCAACGGCGGCCAGCACATGTATTGA